In Longimicrobium sp., the DNA window ACCGCTGCCCGCGCTCCGTCGTCACAGCGGCGCTCTTCGCCGCACAGGCGCTGGGACTGCTCGCCTTGCTGAGCGGACAGGGCCCCTGGGCGTCGTGGGCGTTCGTCGTTCTATTCGGCGCCGGCTCAGGGGCCATCACCCCAGCCCGCGCGGCGCTCGTCGCTGATGTCTACGGGCGCGAGCGGTACGGCTCGGTCGGCGGGGCGCTGGCGCTGGTGGTGTCCATCGCCCGCGCCTCCGCCCCCGTCGGCGCCAGCCTGGTGGCGGTGGCCGGCGGATACGCGGCGCTGCTGTCGATCCTGGTGATCCTCTCCATCGTAGCCGCCGCGGCGGTGCTCGCGAGCGCGCGGCCGATTCCCATCGCCTCCACCCCGGCGCTGTCATGACGGAGCCCAGCATCCGCCCCGCCCTCCCGGCCGACGCGCCCGCGATCGCCCGGATCTACAACCAGGGGATCCGCGGGCGGCAGGCCACCTTCGAAACGCGCGAGCGCACCCCGGGCGACGTGCTGCCGTGGTTATCGACGGCGGACCGCTACCCCGTGCTGGTGGCGGACTCCGCGGGAGAGGTCATCGGGTGGGTGAGCGCATCGGCGTACCGTGCGCGCGAGTGCTACGCGGGGATCGCGGAGTTCTCGGTGTACGTCGCCGAGCGCGCCCGCGGGCGGCGGATCGGGGACGCGCTGATGTCGGCGTTCGTGCCGGAACTGGAGCGCGCGGGGTTCTGGAAGGTGCTGTCGCGCATCTT includes these proteins:
- a CDS encoding arsinothricin resistance N-acetyltransferase ArsN1 family A, which gives rise to MTEPSIRPALPADAPAIARIYNQGIRGRQATFETRERTPGDVLPWLSTADRYPVLVADSAGEVIGWVSASAYRARECYAGIAEFSVYVAERARGRRIGDALMSAFVPELERAGFWKVLSRIFPENTASLALCERHGFARVGTYRRHARLDGRWRDVVIVERLLGEALEE